The Papaver somniferum cultivar HN1 chromosome 6, ASM357369v1, whole genome shotgun sequence genome segment ATTAATAGGGCATAATAAATACACGTTCTTCAGTAAGATTTTAACTAACATGAACCCTAGTTGGTGTTTTAGAAATACTAAAACTTGATATAGTTTCGAACATCAAAATAGAACTGAAGTGTCTCATACAGTTCGTTTTTACTGCTGCATTTCACAAAACTGTAAATGTTTTCCAGTGCATACCATATTATATATCTTATTTACAGTTATTCAAACGATGGAATCATATCTGTGAGCACCATAGTAGTTCAGGGTGGCTCTTATTGACGTACagaaacacatactttagagcgTTGAAGTTGATTTGGGGAACCATTAATATGGTGTACAATTATAGTCATCCTTTGGATCTTGTAATTGTAATGCAGTTGTACAGAACTGGAAGAATAtgtatttgatattttttttttgatgtaatCATCATGAATATATCATACAAAGGCTTCTTTTGGTGTTTTCTAAGATAGTTAAAGTCGTATCACTTAGAAGTGGATAATGACAGTCAAAAatctttgttaatgaagttagCCTTCAATCGTCCGATGGAAGTAGATAGATTATGCCTATTAAAGTCTATCATCAGTAAGCATTAAGCAATATAGATTGATCATTGGTGAAGACTCCAAACAGTTAGCAACATAAGACAAAAAGAGGACTATATGCAAACATGCCAGACGTTGAAGAAGATGAGCCATGTCAGCAAGTTCAGTATTTGATAAAATGCGCATAAAAGAGACTGAAAGGGCAAAACTGCAGACTTATACCTTCTCCAAGCGTACATACCTGATATCTCCAAGTACCATCAGGTCATTATAACTCGGCCCATTGTATGAGAAACTTTATGCACACCCATACCTCTGCTTCATTTCTTAAAATATAAGCATCGCTGTGGCAAAAGTAGGAAATTAAACCACATGAAAATTGATAGGCAGAGAAAATTAAAGAAGTCAATAAACACCATCCCTAACACACTTAATGAATATAATGACAGCTCAAGTACCACATGATAAGCTTCACATTTCATAAGCGAGGCGTTTCAGTCTCAAATCTAAGTTAACTCTAGCAACATGCAGGACTAAATATAAAAGAGAAAAACAGTGGACATAGTACTTACAGTTTATTGCACAAGCATGCACACGGTGTTCTACTTGAAAAGCACACGGTGCACATTCTTAGCAAGACAAAACCGTCTTTTTGGGACAACAACGTGAAATGCTCAAGGAAAATGGAACAACCCTAGAGGAGATATGGTgcaaatttcccacaaataagAGCCATGGGTACTCAAAATACTGTATACATGAATCAATATGAAATCTGAGAACAATAAACCATTAAATTTTATTTCCAATTAGTAATTTCAACTTTACATTGACATTGACAATTAAACCTCAGAAAAGGTAAAGAATAACAACTAAAAAAAAACACCATGAAGCATAATTTTTCTAAAACTAATACTTAAAAATTTGAGTGCCGATAACAGCTTCTTGTCGACATAGTAAAAAATCTCCAAAACAAAACTAAATTGATACCTTAGCATTTTCGATGTGTAGCAAACCTGAGTATATCAAAACATATAACAAATACTGAATCAAAATTTTGGAATCATAAAGATGAAAACTTACTCCGTTCTCTCGCCCCTCTTTAGATTATATCCAAAACCTATATATAAAATTGATTCACAAACCGAACATGGGAAAGACAGATGCCCGTCTCTTTTCTCAATATATCCTCCACACCGTAATCATAGAAAAACAAATTTCCAAGTTCCAAGCAGTGAGCAAATTAAAATCAAGCATTGAGGTCGTATAATCCTGAAACAttattttcaaaaagaaaaaaaaaatccttaaacGTTTACCATTCAGCAGATCCAAAGGATCGAACAAAGTATTTTTCAGGATTAGGCTCTCGATTCATACTTCACTGCAAATCTGTGAATTCCCAAACTCTAGAAATCAGTCTAAACCAAGTGTGAGTTCCTAATAGAAGGTACATAATTAAGAGTTATACAAACACAAATATTTGCTCAAAACCCAACCTGCAATTATGTAAAAAATCGTAAACAAGATAAAGAGAAGCACCGTAAGATGGTGGTTTGACACAAACATAGAGAATATCACCAGcaaaatgaaattagaaaaaaCCCTTATATTCATAACATTGCCCGGTTAAAATAGAACAGAGAATACATACCACTTCCGCTACCGCTAAGACAATCACAACCTGCAACGAAACTGTAGGTATTCATCAAATCAggacaacaacaaaatttcattaaaacCTCATGGAAAAAGAACAGCCCTATGTTTAACAAAGGCAATTAATCCAAAACTTTGAAGAATACCTTCATACTGAAACCAAAGAGTAAAGATTTAATTTATACCCTGGTGTTTAGTTTTCCGTTGGTTACGGATGAAAATCTAGAGCTAAATAATCTCAATAACGCCCTGACTACTTATTTTTGGTAACTCTGTGGGTGTAACGGATGAAACAGTCGGGTTTGAGACGTCGGATGAGGGCGTAAGCAGAGGGTTCAATTTCAGCCACGATTTATCTCCTTGAATTTATTCTATTTTGAGAAGCATGGGAGTCGTCGATCAATATAAAACACCGATTAAAAACTGTCGGATTAGACCAAAACCATTTATTTTGTAAGAATGATATGTATATGCATGTACGTATTTGATACTGATTATTTCATTGTCTTAGTTGCGAGACTTTATTGTTACATGTTATTACATGTATGTATCACATTTATAAAAAGATATATTTCCTAAGTGGGGTCCGTATCTTCTGTGCCAAAGACAATATGAGCCACCTGTGCCAAGCCAATGAAATCGCGCCACGTATTCCTCTTTATTTTTAATATCAAAACCGGATATAATTTCCTTAATCCACTCTTCTCGGTTTGGAAACAGTATCAAAACGGATTCCGTTAATGAATTTGGGAGAGAGAAtataaatagattattttctgttatttttatataaatagaaaatataaaaaatatttgacCGTATATATACACTATATATCTACTTTTATATACTTCGTTCGTGATGCtaagaaaaaaaacacacaaacaGTTGAGTTTTATGGAGCCTGATGATCTGGAGGTACTACTTATATGAATACTAATCATATTGTATATTTCACCCAGTCAAAATATGTATGTTGTTTCTAGATTTCATATGCTAATTTATGTTTTGTATTTTGATGCTGTAGAACGCATGCCCTGCGGATAAGTTTATAGAAGGAAGTCAAACTAATCGAAGATTGGATTTTGATCAAGGTATATATTTAAACACTTCTTTAACTGATGAACTTATTGAAGAGCCAGAAAATACTATAAATGTTGATGAAAGTATTGAAGAGCCAACGAATACTAGAAACGTCGATTTAATGCATTTTAGAATACGAAAAGAAGAAATTCCTGTCGTTGGAATGGAGTTCGGAACCGAAGATGATGCATTCAAATTTTATAATGCATATGCTTTTATGATGGGTTTTAGTGTTAGGAAAAGTAGAACACATTTATTCCAAGATGGCAAATTGAGAGACAGACTTTACGTTTGTTCAGCCCAAGGTACCCGCGAAGAAGATAAACGCGATGATACTGTACAAAATCACCGAGCAGAAACGAGGTTTGGGTGCCTAGCAGAAATGAAAATTAATCGCACACCCGATTGTAAGTATCGTGTTAGTAAATTTTTTCCGTATCATACACATGTGACTACAACTCCTAGTAAGTCTCATCTTTTTAGGTCACACAGAAAGCTAAATATCGCAAATGCAGCTCAAGCTGATATGGCTGATAGTTCAGGAATTGCTCCTAAAGAGGCTTTTGAGTTTATGAGTAGACAAGCTGGTGGTCGTGAGAATCTTGGGTTTATACCTAttgatcataaaaattatttacgtACTAAgcgaacaagaaaaataaaatatggagAGACAGGTGGTGTATTAGAATATCTACAAAAAATGCAAGTAAATGATCCTAATTTCTATTCTGCTATACAAGTTGATGAAGAtgatttgataactaacattTTCTGGGCTGATGCAAGGATGATGTTAGATTATGATCTGTTCGGCGACGTAGTATGTTTTGATACTACTTTCAGGAAAAACAAAGAAGGACGACCCTTTGCCATGTTCGTCGGAGTGAATCATCATAAACAATCAATTATTTTTGGTGCTGCATTATTATATGATGAATCTGCAGAAACTTTTATCTGGTTGTTTGATACTTTTTCCAAAGCTATGTCTGGAAAAAAGCCAAAAAGTATTTTCACTGACCAAGACGCAGCAATGGCTAAAGCATTAGCTTCACAGTGGCCAGAATCATGTCATCGGTTGTGTATTTGGCATATTTATCAAAATGCTGCAAAGCATCTTAGCCACGTGTTTCATAAATTTACCAACTTCGCAACTGATTTCACAAATTGTGTCTATGATTACgaggatgaagaagaatttacaaATGGTTGGTTTAAGATGCTTGAAAAATACAATCTCAATGGAAATGATTGGCTAAGAAGATTATATGATCTAAAGGAAAAATGGGCACTAGTTTATGGGCGAGACACCTTTTGTGCTGAAATAACCACCACTCAACGCAGCGAAAGCTTAAATAGTCTTGTAAAAAGATATGTCAGCTACAAGTATGATCTATTGCGTTTTTTCGAGAATTTTGAAAGACTAGTGGATGATCGTCGTTACGAAGAAAAAAGGATGGATTTTAGAGCGAGCCAAAGTACTCCTACATTATCATTTCCAGTAAAAATTTTGAAGCATGCAGCAAGTGTTTATACACCAGCAGTATTCAAGTTGTTCCAGATACAACTATGTAGAGCTCATGATTGTTCCTTTAGCTGCTTTAACGATGGTGAAAGTGAAACATTAAGTAAATATAAAGTTATTCCACATGGGAAAAAATACCACCGCACAGTCATTTATGACTCGAAAAATAATAATGTTTCATGCAGCTGCAGGAAAT includes the following:
- the LOC113290959 gene encoding protein FAR1-RELATED SEQUENCE 5-like — translated: MEPDDLENACPADKFIEGSQTNRRLDFDQGIYLNTSLTDELIEEPENTINVDESIEEPTNTRNVDLMHFRIRKEEIPVVGMEFGTEDDAFKFYNAYAFMMGFSVRKSRTHLFQDGKLRDRLYVCSAQGTREEDKRDDTVQNHRAETRFGCLAEMKINRTPDCKYRVSKFFPYHTHVTTTPSKSHLFRSHRKLNIANAAQADMADSSGIAPKEAFEFMSRQAGGRENLGFIPIDHKNYLRTKRTRKIKYGETGGVLEYLQKMQVNDPNFYSAIQVDEDDLITNIFWADARMMLDYDLFGDVVCFDTTFRKNKEGRPFAMFVGVNHHKQSIIFGAALLYDESAETFIWLFDTFSKAMSGKKPKSIFTDQDAAMAKALASQWPESCHRLCIWHIYQNAAKHLSHVFHKFTNFATDFTNCVYDYEDEEEFTNGWFKMLEKYNLNGNDWLRRLYDLKEKWALVYGRDTFCAEITTTQRSESLNSLVKRYVSYKYDLLRFFENFERLVDDRRYEEKRMDFRASQSTPTLSFPVKILKHAASVYTPAVFKLFQIQLCRAHDCSFSCFNDGESETLSKYKVIPHGKKYHRTVIYDSKNNNVSCSCRKFEFAGYLCSHALKILCVKDIKSIPDQYILKRWTKDIKCVSTKIGSNLHEKRESRENVVRRYRELCRSLFQLATRAAESEEVYEIAKLGLDTTLKEVDASLRGLTIQEDPINKDITSETSDDPKLVLTAIHNSYQAVKGIKTKEKATGTTYEPNSFTGTMAIYSSQMLPMPSSTLIPQRSSHELPMHLPMSLPSHDFYMGTMPTLTSVPIYSNPMLQTTLPSNNVPQWYTGGSGGYNTISNYQQHSNGMVNFLQVQLMNLFVFPVPLKHLFIGPCY